From Elaeis guineensis isolate ETL-2024a chromosome 16, EG11, whole genome shotgun sequence, a single genomic window includes:
- the LOC105059118 gene encoding heavy metal-associated isoprenylated plant protein 3 isoform X1, whose amino-acid sequence MGNQEKKNGGEREKKDDRTITVVLKVGMYCEGCAKEVKKSVEGFEGVEQVKVDIGAGMLRVVGKVDPSRLRDHVAKKTNRKVDLVSPTNNPQKDAKKKDDPKKPTAGKDSNKSDKKKSKEPGLLTVVLKTHLHCDCYAKLIKKKILKHEGVRLVVADVQKGMIMVTGTMDVKRVLKMLKQELEQTVEVAAVGS is encoded by the exons ATGGGCAAT CAGGAGAAGaagaatggaggagaaagggagaagaaagacgACCGCACGATCACCGTCGTCTTGAAGGTCGGCATGTATTGCGAGGGATGCGCCAAGGAGGTGAAGAAATCCGTCGAGGGATTCGAAG GGGTGGAACAGGTGAAGGTGGACATCGGTGCGGGGATGCTGAGGGTGGTGGGGAAGGTGGATCCATCGAGGCTCCGCGATCATGTGGCGAAGAAAACCAACAGGAAGGTCGACCTCGTCTCCCCCACCAATAACCCCCAAAAGGACGCTAAAAAGAAGGACGACCCCAAAAAGCCCACCGCCGGAAAGGACTCCAATAAGTCCGACAAGAAAAAATCCAAGGAG CCTGGGCTTTTGACGGTGGTGCTGAAGACTCACCTCCACTGTGATTGCTACGCCAAATTGATTAAAAAGAAGATCCTCAAGCATGAgg GAGTGCGGCTAGTGGTGGCGGACGTGCAGAAGGGTATGATAATGGTGACGGGGACGATGGACGTCAAGCGGGTGCTTAAGATGCTAAAGCAGGAGCTGGAGCAGACGGTGGAGGTGGCGGCTGTTGGAAGTTGA
- the LOC105059118 gene encoding heavy metal-associated isoprenylated plant protein 3 isoform X2 yields MGNEKKNGGEREKKDDRTITVVLKVGMYCEGCAKEVKKSVEGFEGVEQVKVDIGAGMLRVVGKVDPSRLRDHVAKKTNRKVDLVSPTNNPQKDAKKKDDPKKPTAGKDSNKSDKKKSKEPGLLTVVLKTHLHCDCYAKLIKKKILKHEGVRLVVADVQKGMIMVTGTMDVKRVLKMLKQELEQTVEVAAVGS; encoded by the exons ATGGGCAAT GAGAAGaagaatggaggagaaagggagaagaaagacgACCGCACGATCACCGTCGTCTTGAAGGTCGGCATGTATTGCGAGGGATGCGCCAAGGAGGTGAAGAAATCCGTCGAGGGATTCGAAG GGGTGGAACAGGTGAAGGTGGACATCGGTGCGGGGATGCTGAGGGTGGTGGGGAAGGTGGATCCATCGAGGCTCCGCGATCATGTGGCGAAGAAAACCAACAGGAAGGTCGACCTCGTCTCCCCCACCAATAACCCCCAAAAGGACGCTAAAAAGAAGGACGACCCCAAAAAGCCCACCGCCGGAAAGGACTCCAATAAGTCCGACAAGAAAAAATCCAAGGAG CCTGGGCTTTTGACGGTGGTGCTGAAGACTCACCTCCACTGTGATTGCTACGCCAAATTGATTAAAAAGAAGATCCTCAAGCATGAgg GAGTGCGGCTAGTGGTGGCGGACGTGCAGAAGGGTATGATAATGGTGACGGGGACGATGGACGTCAAGCGGGTGCTTAAGATGCTAAAGCAGGAGCTGGAGCAGACGGTGGAGGTGGCGGCTGTTGGAAGTTGA
- the LOC105059121 gene encoding heavy metal-associated isoprenylated plant protein 3 isoform X1 yields MGHQDKKGGGEDGTITVVLNVDLHCEGCAEKLKKSVEGFDGVERVKADIGDGKLTVVGKVDPSKLRDRVAAKTHKEVDLVSPTKTVKKGAGDSEKPPAEKDSNECYWTTCTVHGVSTVVLKTRIHCDDCSKRIRRMICNIKGVRWVMVDAQKGLVTVKGTMDVQELPEVLKRKLNQQVDTVPPKKDDGGEKKDEGGDKKGKGGEKERSGKKETVVGGGGGGGGRMNDGGKAEANRMEYYAGYTYGIEKENGGQKETVAGGGGGGGWKDDGGKAEANRTEYSAGYTYRIEMVHAPELFSDENPNACSVM; encoded by the exons ATGGGCCAT CAGGATAAAAAGGGAGGAGGAGAGGACGGAACGATCACCGTTGTCTTGAACGTCGACCTCCATTGCGAGGGATGCGCCGAGAAGTTAAAGAAATCCGTCGAGGGATTCGATG GGGTGGAACGGGTGAAGGCGGACATCGGTGATGGGAAGCTGACGGTGGTGGGGAAGGTGGATCCGTCGAAGCTCCGCGATCGGGTGGCCGCCAAAACCCATAAGGAGGTCGACCTCGTCTCCCCCACCAAAACCGTAAAAAAGGGCGCCGGCGACTCCGAAAAGCCCCCCGCCGAGAAGGACTCCAACGAGTGCTACTGGACAACATGCACGGTG CATGGGGTTTCGACGGTGGTGCTGAAGACTCGCATCCACTGCGATGACTGCAGCAAACGGATTAGAAGGATGATTTGCAACATTAAGg GAGTGCGGTGGGTGATGGTGGACGCGCAGAAGGGTCTGGTGACCGTGAAGGGGACGATGGACGTCCAGGAGCTGCCTGAGGTGCTCAAGCGGAAGCTGAATCAGCAGGTGGACACTGTGCCGCCGAAGAAGGACGACGGCGGGGAGAAGAAGGACGAGGGTGGCGACAAGAAGGGGAAGGGCGGCGAGAAGGAGAGGAGCGGCAAGAAGGAGACCGTCGTCGGCGGTGGTGGCGGCGGCGGAGGACGGATGAACGACGGCGGGAAAGCGGAGGCGAATCGGATGGAGTACTACGCGGGGTACACTTACGGCATCGAGAAGGAGAACGGCGGCCAGAAGGAGACCGTtgccggcggcggcggcggcggaggatgGAAGGACGACGGCGGGAAAGCAGAGGCGAATCGGACGGAGTACTCCGCTGGGTACACTTACCGCATCGAGATGGTGCACGCGCCCGAGCTGTTCAGCGACGAGAACCCCAACGCCTGCTCCGTTATGTGA
- the LOC105059121 gene encoding heavy metal-associated isoprenylated plant protein 3 isoform X2: MGHDKKGGGEDGTITVVLNVDLHCEGCAEKLKKSVEGFDGVERVKADIGDGKLTVVGKVDPSKLRDRVAAKTHKEVDLVSPTKTVKKGAGDSEKPPAEKDSNECYWTTCTVHGVSTVVLKTRIHCDDCSKRIRRMICNIKGVRWVMVDAQKGLVTVKGTMDVQELPEVLKRKLNQQVDTVPPKKDDGGEKKDEGGDKKGKGGEKERSGKKETVVGGGGGGGGRMNDGGKAEANRMEYYAGYTYGIEKENGGQKETVAGGGGGGGWKDDGGKAEANRTEYSAGYTYRIEMVHAPELFSDENPNACSVM; this comes from the exons ATGGGCCAT GATAAAAAGGGAGGAGGAGAGGACGGAACGATCACCGTTGTCTTGAACGTCGACCTCCATTGCGAGGGATGCGCCGAGAAGTTAAAGAAATCCGTCGAGGGATTCGATG GGGTGGAACGGGTGAAGGCGGACATCGGTGATGGGAAGCTGACGGTGGTGGGGAAGGTGGATCCGTCGAAGCTCCGCGATCGGGTGGCCGCCAAAACCCATAAGGAGGTCGACCTCGTCTCCCCCACCAAAACCGTAAAAAAGGGCGCCGGCGACTCCGAAAAGCCCCCCGCCGAGAAGGACTCCAACGAGTGCTACTGGACAACATGCACGGTG CATGGGGTTTCGACGGTGGTGCTGAAGACTCGCATCCACTGCGATGACTGCAGCAAACGGATTAGAAGGATGATTTGCAACATTAAGg GAGTGCGGTGGGTGATGGTGGACGCGCAGAAGGGTCTGGTGACCGTGAAGGGGACGATGGACGTCCAGGAGCTGCCTGAGGTGCTCAAGCGGAAGCTGAATCAGCAGGTGGACACTGTGCCGCCGAAGAAGGACGACGGCGGGGAGAAGAAGGACGAGGGTGGCGACAAGAAGGGGAAGGGCGGCGAGAAGGAGAGGAGCGGCAAGAAGGAGACCGTCGTCGGCGGTGGTGGCGGCGGCGGAGGACGGATGAACGACGGCGGGAAAGCGGAGGCGAATCGGATGGAGTACTACGCGGGGTACACTTACGGCATCGAGAAGGAGAACGGCGGCCAGAAGGAGACCGTtgccggcggcggcggcggcggaggatgGAAGGACGACGGCGGGAAAGCAGAGGCGAATCGGACGGAGTACTCCGCTGGGTACACTTACCGCATCGAGATGGTGCACGCGCCCGAGCTGTTCAGCGACGAGAACCCCAACGCCTGCTCCGTTATGTGA
- the LOC105059122 gene encoding heavy metal-associated isoprenylated plant protein 3-like isoform X2: MGNEKKEGGEGGKKDDGTITVVLKVDMHCEGCAEKVKKSVKGFEGVERVKTDIGGGKLTVVGKVDPLKLRDRVAAKTHKKVDLVSPTNTPKKDAKEKDDSKKTAAGKDSNKSDEKKSKEPRVSTVVLKTHLHCEGCVERITKKIRKLKGVQQVTADAQKDLVTVTGTMDAKSLPEVLKQKLKQAVEVAPPKKDNGGDKKEKGGEKETGAGGGKDDGGKAEANRTDYYPGYVYHIEMVPAPQLFSDENPNSCSVM, translated from the exons ATGGGCAAT GAGaaaaaggaaggaggagaagggggaAAGAAAGACGACGGCACGATCACCGTCGTCTTGAAGGTCGACATGCATTGCGAGGGATGCGCCGAGAAGGTGAAGAAATCCGTCAAGGGATTCGAAG GGGTGGAACGGGTGAAGACGGACATCGGTGGTGGGAAGCTGACGGTGGTGGGAAAGGTGGATCCGTTGAAGCTCCGCGATCGGGTGGCCGCCAAGACCCACAAGAAGGTCGACCTCGTCTCCCCCACCAATACCCCCAAAAAGGACGCTAAAGAGAAAGACGACTCCAAAAAGACCGCCGCCGGAAAGGACTCCAACAAGTCCGACGAAAAAAAATCCAAGGAG CCTAGGGTTTCGACGGTGGTGCTGAAGACTCATCTCCACTGCGAGGGCTGCGTCGAACGGATTACAAAGAAGATTCGCAAACTTAAGg GGGTGCAGCAGGTGACGGCGGACGCGCAGAAGGATCTGGTGACGGTGACGGGGACGATGGACGCCAAGTCGCTGCCTGAGGTGCTAAAGCAGAAGCTGAAGCAGGCGGTGGAGGTGGCGCCGCCGAAGAAGGACAACGGCGGCGACAAGAAAGAGAAGGGCGGCGAGAAGGAGACCGGCGCCGGCGGAGGGAAAGACGACGGCGGGAAAGCGGAGGCCAACCGGACGGACTACTACCCGGGGTACGTTTACCACATCGAGATGGTGCCCGCGCCCCAGCTGTTCAGCGACGAGAACCCCAACAGCTGCTCCGTTATGTGA
- the LOC105059122 gene encoding heavy metal-associated isoprenylated plant protein 3-like isoform X1 yields MGNQEKKEGGEGGKKDDGTITVVLKVDMHCEGCAEKVKKSVKGFEGVERVKTDIGGGKLTVVGKVDPLKLRDRVAAKTHKKVDLVSPTNTPKKDAKEKDDSKKTAAGKDSNKSDEKKSKEPRVSTVVLKTHLHCEGCVERITKKIRKLKGVQQVTADAQKDLVTVTGTMDAKSLPEVLKQKLKQAVEVAPPKKDNGGDKKEKGGEKETGAGGGKDDGGKAEANRTDYYPGYVYHIEMVPAPQLFSDENPNSCSVM; encoded by the exons ATGGGCAAT CAGGAGaaaaaggaaggaggagaagggggaAAGAAAGACGACGGCACGATCACCGTCGTCTTGAAGGTCGACATGCATTGCGAGGGATGCGCCGAGAAGGTGAAGAAATCCGTCAAGGGATTCGAAG GGGTGGAACGGGTGAAGACGGACATCGGTGGTGGGAAGCTGACGGTGGTGGGAAAGGTGGATCCGTTGAAGCTCCGCGATCGGGTGGCCGCCAAGACCCACAAGAAGGTCGACCTCGTCTCCCCCACCAATACCCCCAAAAAGGACGCTAAAGAGAAAGACGACTCCAAAAAGACCGCCGCCGGAAAGGACTCCAACAAGTCCGACGAAAAAAAATCCAAGGAG CCTAGGGTTTCGACGGTGGTGCTGAAGACTCATCTCCACTGCGAGGGCTGCGTCGAACGGATTACAAAGAAGATTCGCAAACTTAAGg GGGTGCAGCAGGTGACGGCGGACGCGCAGAAGGATCTGGTGACGGTGACGGGGACGATGGACGCCAAGTCGCTGCCTGAGGTGCTAAAGCAGAAGCTGAAGCAGGCGGTGGAGGTGGCGCCGCCGAAGAAGGACAACGGCGGCGACAAGAAAGAGAAGGGCGGCGAGAAGGAGACCGGCGCCGGCGGAGGGAAAGACGACGGCGGGAAAGCGGAGGCCAACCGGACGGACTACTACCCGGGGTACGTTTACCACATCGAGATGGTGCCCGCGCCCCAGCTGTTCAGCGACGAGAACCCCAACAGCTGCTCCGTTATGTGA